Within Ischnura elegans chromosome 6, ioIscEleg1.1, whole genome shotgun sequence, the genomic segment ttagcTCCATGAAATATTCTGATTTATTCCCTTATCGTTTCATTATTTGTCATTTGTTTCTCTACACTGCGATGTATTCAGGACCGTCGTCCAAATAAGCAACTCAGAAAATACAGTCACGGAAGCAGGGTGTGACGTGACAAAAATTCTGCGCCGGTTTACTTGTATAATGTTTAATGTAGATGCAGTTAAGTGAAACATGTTCACACGTTCATTAGCTTTATCATTTAGAAATAATTCAAAGTATTTCACTTCATTACGTATTAAATTGGAATTTTAGGTAACAGCTAGTCTCAACCACGAACATCACTTTGTGAAATAAAAGATATAGTTATATACTTTAAAGTAATCACATATAACCAATATTATATgttccaaaaattttatattgGTCTGACTTAGGTTTTGATAGCGTGCAATATGCCATTTTCAAAGGAACTATTACCTTTGAGATAGCGTATAGTGTAGAAATATGGTTCAGATTAATAAAATAGTTGTGGGACATACAACATTAGCGCATTTGTGATTATGTTCCATTCCATGTCACAAAGTTCCACAATGCATCGCAATCCACCCTTAAGTTAAATTCTATCAGTTGTtgtgttatatttattattaccgATGCGCGGAATCCGTTCTCGTCAGCGATGTAGTTGACGGTGATCGGGGTGCCATCTGGTGCGGTGTAGGAGTACGATCCTTGGGCCACTTGAGCCTCCAGCGTCGTGCCCGGGTTTTTCAGGAATCCCCTCTCATTGGCCGCGATCCCGTTTCCGGTCTGGTAGCTGCAGAAATAATAAGCGGATTGGCAAGGTTGAAGAGGGCGATGATGATGGGGTTTAGGACACGCGTCCTGAGCACGCTTCCTTCCTGCCGAAAAAGTTTCCCTCTCGCACGAAGGAAAGAATCGTTGGATCCGCATTGACCGCTTAGCCTCGGAGATGGCAGGTGTCAACGCGTTCCGatcgtcatattttttttttctccgaaaagTTCGTCCATTCTTCTTTTGTGTAGTTAAATTTCCtcgaagtttttaaaattttctggcgTCGTCATTAAATTTAGATTTGGGTTACATTCTATTTCTATACGCGCTCCTTTTTGGCGAATGTTAAGCAAAAATCAGACAGTCAAATTTCTCACAGTTTGTccctaattgtttttttattaccgAGTATTTCAACGCCGGATGTCTAAGAACCTAGCAACCCTCACCTATGCAGGTGTATATCAGGTTGTTACATAGATTAAGATGAAAATTACTGCCTTAAATGACAATAATGAGCGTTATGAGGATGTGGTAATTGGTGGATCTAAGATAGGCGTTTATTTCACCGTGATCTTCAAATGATCTCCGTTCGTCAGTGTAGGCACTTAGCCCGAATGAAGCTCTTGAAATACACTAAACAATTTTCAGCGCATTACCTATGGAATATTTTGTATATCGGCGACTTTTTGcgataaaaaattcaatagtggAATTCCTTCAATGTCATCTCGCCATAGTTTCGTATCCTTTAATGAAAGAATTGTCTATACAAAAGTGTTATATGTGAACAGAATTGTCTTAGAAGGTCCGGTAATCACTTTTGAAATGGCACGGAATTGTTTTTATATGCATCAGAAAAATTGTTTCCGATTTTCAATTCTCCGATTTATTTAGCTTCATAGAAGATATATGCAATTTTGTTACTCCGTAATTGGAGGATGACGGGAAAATTTTGCGTAATTTCTCGTTTCCTCAATTACCTATATTAATGACGtgtattaaatataagttttggaataatgatattgaaaaaaaaataaaattcacaaattttggTCTACGTTAGCAAGTGAGAGCATAAATTGATAATATTCATTTCCTTTAGGAAttgattttttagaagtgaaacgGAAGGAAAGTTTTGCTATTAATCTTCtcaattttagcaaaatatttggGGGTATACTTCTATGCATTTGGTTGCTGGAACTATTGCTCTTAAATTTATGTACGCTTTACACCTTGAAGGTGGCATTATTGTTTCCTAAATGTTATTATGATTTTACAGAAAGtcattatttcttgaattttaatgGAAAGAGAAATGGCATGAGTTAGGAtggaacaaaaataattaaatttttccttcctTGTGATGAACACGGCCAACCTCGTTTTATATTTTGGATATTATACGAATACAAATCGACGCAGGTTGACTGTGATGTAACGAAAAAGTCTTCAAGCTTCAGTATTTTTAAGCCCTAAAGCCTTGTCAACTATATTTAAACACATTgttaaaatggttttattttacatttgagaaattttatgaatttggtaTTTCCATTAAGAACagggtaaattaatattttaatttaccctGTTTATTTGAAGCTTTCCATGGCTTGCGTTGTAACTTGCTACACTCTCTGTTAGAGGGTTAGGCTACTGATCGTAGAGTctcgggttcgattcccgggtgAAGGTGTATTAACCTCTCCAAGCGCAAATGAATAAGTGTAAAATATAAGTCTTAGTCAAGCTTTATTCTCACATATCCGAACCAATTGAGTGAGACTCGTGTGTGATATTAATGgcttgaatatatattttacacgCTCATCCAAATTCGCAAGTGTTTCAGTTTATCGTACTGATAAAAAATTAGAGCTTCTCTTCTGTAATCTAAACGAAATTATACCGTGTATGTCGTAAAATGGAGTCTTCTATTACGGCCGACTTTGGCTATAGCTTTTTTTTAAGCATATAGCTTCTTTACGGATGCAAAAGAAGTCTTATGCTTATAAATAAACATAACCAGAGAGTTCTCTTCCATTATTTGATTCTCAAGCGTAACTTTATCAAGGGAAAGTAGAAAAagacaatttataaaataacacGTTCACCTCAGCTTTTCTGATAAAAGAGCTAACGCGACTGAAAGGCGATTATTTCCTTGATTAACTTAATGAGATGCGTCTGCTCCCAGCACAATTGAGTTTCATATTTTCTCGCAAAACTGGATATATTTTTATGACgagataaaaatatctttaaacgCTGAGAGTagggattatttttttccaactgcaGTCCTTCGGCATTCCCGCCTCAATTAGTCATGGGAGAATGAGATTTACAACGTGTGACAATGAAACTCGTGCCGAGGGAAATGTGAGTTATTGCAAGCAATTTCTTTCAGATGAGTTTTGTATGCGCGCAACGATTCATTGGAAACTTAAGCCTTAAAGCGTGGGAAGGTTGTACCCTCTCCCTCACCCATAAAGCGTCTGAAGTGAACAATGCTTCGAGTATTGaggtatgaaaaattaatataaaagaaTTATATTCAACTTGACTAAAGACGAACCCATGACTTCTTATCTCAATTAAATGAGGTAGTAAATGATACTTCAtacgagtttcttttttttttggaagagtTTTACGCAAACAAGGAAAAACTCAACTCATCATCTACTTAATGTGTAATCAAAGACATGCTGATTCGTTTCAATCTATCGAAATacgaatttttctcttttttttccatgTCCACAGTAACACCGTACCGTactaaaaaattccaaaattccattcaaagtaaattttataagattCGGAATCGCTTCCTGATGACCATGGAACAATGTTCAAATATCTTCCTCCTATTAACCTAGCATTTTTGTACCCTCTCCCTTATTTACAAagcataaaaagtgaaaaatgggtctaaaataaagaaatgaaaattaatataccaGATTTATATTCAACTTAAGTTAACTTTATATTCAAATAAAGGCAAACGCATCACTTCTAATCTCAAGTAACCACCATTTACCACCATAAGAGATATTCcccctaaaataaaatattaatataaaataatcgtGCAAAACGTGATCAAAGAACAATTAGGTAGATGTAAAGTATCAATATGCCGTTATATGTATGTTCAATAGCTTTATTGAGTAACAACTAGAAATTTCGTTGCTCCGAACTCGAATTAAGACGCAGCTCTTCTAATAACCGCTAGTATATTTCCACTGCATGCTCTTGGTCTTGAAGGATATTCTCCCGAACAGAAAAATGTGTACCTTTATACCGTGCACACATTAATTAAAGTATCTGGCCTAGTGAGATTGTCACATTTGCGAGTGGTACGGAGCAGCCGCTTAGCGCCTGTAATGCCGTCAACCCGCTCTGCGTCTGCGTCACCCAGTATCACTTTCACTTCCTGAGAAACTCTCACAGACTGCGGAATCTCGGCCCAACCCGCTCACGTTTGGTCCGTAAAAATGTTTCGGGGCGGAAAAAGCATTATTTATTACTCTTTTATGGAAATCCTATTGTCATGTAGAAGCAGAGTGACCTTATGATCAAGTGGCCTTCAAcgaatatatgaaatattttggatgtaaaaataatttaataggcATGTGGTGGCATATAGATTGTGTAATAGGATAGATAAGAAATATTGCGCTTATTTATTCAAGTAGTTCGTTAATTAACGTTTACttctttctattaattttatcttGGAACAAGTAGGGGTACCTGGGGTCCTTTACCCTTATTTATGTTTAGCGATAGATTAAATATATCTAATTTTCCGTGGATGAATTTTGCAATGAGATACATGCTTTAGCTTCCCTTGTGTATGTAACAGAGGAAGATGGAGTGTTTAATCCAGTATTTTAAATTGAGTTTCCATATATCTCGAAATATtgtcaaaatagaaaatatactCATATATCAGTAAAAACTATGATGACTCGCTTCTTTTGATAGTTCTGTGCATTGAATATCTGCGACTCTAATGATTTTTAACTGTGAAACTCGGGCGTTATTTCTTTACCCAAAGAGGGTTTTAGGAGCTCTTGTAAACGTCAAACTATTGAATACAGATTTTGGGAATATTTTGCCAGAAAACtcagtcaaaatattttgtgctaaTTTTGTCATTGATATGAAATAGGAGTTTAAAAAAGGGGTTAGTTATTgagtgcaataaaaaataacggcatgtttttaaattcaatgcGTGCAAATATTCGATGCTTAATTTAATTATGTCTCACCTGTAAGCATATGAACCGTCATAGTTGTGTTCATTGGTGTAGGATAGAATCGGAGCCAAGTATTCGCGACCAACATAGGCGGAGTACTGCGGTTTTCCGTGAACCATAGCTGCAAACAGCACGAAGAATACTGCAACCTGTGCgatgaaaaagaaatgatatgcatttttctaaatttcatgCCTGACTACCCGCttttttattgaaagctttttttttacttctgcaTTGAACCAGTCCTCTTAAGTAGTATTATTATTAACGACAAatatatttagagaaaaattatttttgactaaAGTAGGgcaaaaattaaagtcaatgttAATAAGTTATACTTATATGCGGGCaattataaagtaaaatttaaataaatctgtatttttaaccctcatatggattctctgcgccttagcggcgctcgtggttttaaaagtggtgtaaaaattttcctttccaatggatcattctgaaattttcagtagtctattttttctgcctttttcgtcttcgtataaaattttgttagcatagtgtcgatagtttacattttattggcctctaatggaaaaagttacgtcgttggattttcggcgccgctgcggcgctcagtatttcctcgtcgctacgtcattgactgcactcctaatgttaatgtcaaatcatttatgtttcgtatgaaatgctataatatatttattatcatattatttatatttttaaacattataaacaaaattaaattgttaaacaaaaggaaaattttaccatacctatt encodes:
- the LOC124160220 gene encoding endocuticle structural glycoprotein SgAbd-2-like, which produces MKSVAVFFVLFAAMVHGKPQYSAYVGREYLAPILSYTNEHNYDGSYAYSYQTGNGIAANERGFLKNPGTTLEAQVAQGSYSYTAPDGTPITVNYIADENGFRASGAHLPTPPPIPPAIQRSLAYIASQPQKQYFK